In Chryseobacterium camelliae, one DNA window encodes the following:
- the infB gene encoding translation initiation factor IF-2 — protein sequence MPKIRLNKAVKEFNISMSRLVEFLQSRGFVVESNPNAQLEEAAYSALEAEFAKDGEQRKASHEVVITKVPEEKLEIEEKKTPEVIRAKANIKPETKVLGKIDLDPKKPEAEEAPADFSTPAVEEKKEVEPVSDHKPAPEKQEFKVLDKIDLSQIESRNRPVKKDKPKVEEKKAEEKPAEQPVKESPKAEPVQAPADTKPEQPAAEPESQEPQKIETVYQKLDGPKIVGEKIDLSQFADKSKGAGAKKKRKRIEKPGSNQPNTGNTQGGNNNQGNRPQGQGGNNRPQGQNGGPGNRPPGQGGQGGNRFGNNQGNRPQGQGGGFKKGGQNNRPGQRVMPVELTDEQVKNQIKETLEKLTNKGGKSKSSKHRKDKRTFRREQDERQQELEAQDRTLKVTEFITVGELASLMNVSPTEVISACFSLGVMVTMNQRLEADTLLLVADEFGYKIEFSDADLEDSETEEIVDSEEDLVPRAPIVTVMGHVDHGKTSLLDYVRKTNVIAGESGGITQHIGAYNVKLENGQRITFLDTPGHEAFTAMRARGAQITDIAIIVIAADDDVMPQTKEAISHAQAAGVPMIIALNKVDKPNANPDNIRQQLSGMNILVEEWGGNVQSQEISAKFGNNVDLLLEKVLLQAELLELKANPDRNAQGVVIEASLDKGRGYVSTMLVQSGTLRVGDYVLAGKNHGKVKAMLDERGKNLAEAGPSIPVTILGLDGAPTAGDKFKVYEDESEAKSIANKREQLQRELSIRTKKHTTLEELGRRIALGDFKELNIILKGDVDGSVEALSDQLQRLSTAEINVNILHKGVGPITESDVNLAAASDAIIIGFNVRAGGNARELADREEIEIRTYSVIYAAIEEVKEAMEGMLSPEIKEQVIGNVEIREVFKISKVGTIAGCMVLSGKVARNSKIRVLRDGIVKFDGELESLKRFKDDVKEVTKGYECGLNLKGYNDIEVGDILEVYEEVAVKKKLK from the coding sequence ATGCCAAAAATTAGATTAAATAAAGCGGTTAAGGAATTCAATATTTCGATGTCCAGGTTAGTAGAATTTTTACAGTCCAGGGGCTTCGTGGTTGAAAGTAATCCTAACGCTCAATTAGAAGAAGCGGCATATTCTGCATTGGAGGCTGAGTTTGCCAAGGACGGCGAGCAACGTAAAGCTTCCCATGAGGTGGTTATCACCAAAGTTCCGGAAGAAAAACTGGAAATTGAGGAGAAAAAGACCCCTGAAGTAATAAGAGCTAAAGCTAATATAAAACCGGAAACAAAGGTTCTTGGAAAAATAGATCTTGATCCTAAAAAGCCTGAGGCTGAAGAGGCTCCGGCGGATTTCTCCACTCCTGCAGTGGAAGAGAAAAAAGAAGTTGAACCTGTTTCTGACCATAAACCTGCTCCTGAAAAACAGGAATTTAAAGTTCTGGACAAGATAGATCTTTCCCAGATCGAATCCAGAAACAGACCCGTTAAAAAAGATAAGCCGAAAGTGGAAGAGAAGAAGGCAGAAGAAAAACCGGCTGAACAACCTGTAAAAGAAAGTCCGAAAGCAGAGCCTGTTCAGGCTCCTGCGGATACTAAACCTGAACAACCGGCAGCGGAACCTGAATCTCAGGAACCTCAGAAGATTGAGACCGTATATCAGAAGCTTGACGGACCGAAAATCGTTGGAGAAAAGATTGACCTAAGCCAGTTTGCTGATAAGTCGAAAGGTGCAGGAGCGAAAAAGAAGAGGAAAAGAATTGAAAAGCCAGGGTCTAACCAGCCTAATACTGGGAATACACAGGGTGGCAATAACAATCAGGGCAACCGTCCGCAAGGCCAGGGAGGAAATAACAGGCCTCAGGGGCAAAACGGCGGACCTGGAAACCGTCCACCGGGACAGGGTGGCCAAGGTGGAAACCGTTTTGGAAACAATCAGGGCAACCGTCCGCAAGGTCAGGGTGGCGGCTTCAAAAAAGGAGGCCAGAATAATCGTCCGGGCCAAAGGGTAATGCCTGTTGAGCTTACAGATGAGCAGGTTAAGAACCAGATCAAGGAAACCCTTGAAAAACTGACTAATAAAGGAGGTAAATCTAAATCTTCCAAGCACAGGAAAGACAAAAGGACCTTCCGTAGAGAGCAGGATGAGCGTCAGCAGGAGCTGGAAGCTCAGGACAGAACACTGAAAGTTACGGAATTCATTACCGTAGGTGAATTGGCCAGTTTAATGAATGTTTCCCCGACTGAAGTGATTTCTGCATGTTTCTCTTTAGGAGTTATGGTTACGATGAACCAAAGGCTGGAAGCGGATACCTTATTGTTGGTAGCAGATGAATTCGGATACAAGATTGAATTCTCTGATGCTGATCTTGAAGATTCTGAAACAGAAGAGATCGTTGACAGTGAAGAAGATCTTGTACCACGAGCACCGATCGTGACTGTTATGGGACACGTAGACCATGGTAAAACGTCTTTGCTGGATTATGTCAGAAAGACCAACGTTATCGCCGGCGAATCAGGAGGTATCACCCAGCATATCGGGGCTTACAACGTGAAACTTGAAAACGGACAGAGAATTACATTCCTCGATACACCAGGTCACGAAGCATTTACCGCGATGAGGGCAAGAGGAGCACAGATCACCGATATTGCCATTATTGTAATTGCAGCAGATGATGATGTGATGCCTCAGACTAAAGAAGCTATTTCGCACGCTCAGGCGGCAGGTGTACCGATGATCATTGCCTTAAACAAGGTTGATAAACCGAATGCTAATCCGGATAACATCCGTCAGCAGCTTTCAGGAATGAACATTTTAGTGGAAGAATGGGGAGGAAATGTACAATCCCAGGAGATTTCTGCTAAATTCGGTAACAACGTTGACCTGTTATTAGAAAAAGTTTTGCTTCAGGCAGAATTATTGGAGCTAAAAGCAAATCCGGACAGAAATGCCCAGGGAGTAGTTATTGAAGCTTCATTGGATAAAGGAAGAGGATATGTTTCTACCATGTTGGTGCAATCAGGTACTCTACGTGTAGGGGATTATGTATTGGCAGGTAAAAACCATGGTAAAGTGAAAGCTATGCTGGATGAAAGAGGTAAAAACCTTGCTGAGGCTGGACCTTCTATTCCGGTAACGATTTTAGGCCTTGACGGTGCTCCGACTGCCGGTGACAAGTTCAAGGTATATGAAGATGAAAGTGAAGCAAAATCTATTGCCAATAAGAGAGAGCAGCTTCAACGTGAACTTTCAATCAGGACTAAAAAGCATACAACGCTTGAGGAATTGGGAAGAAGGATTGCTCTTGGTGACTTCAAAGAGCTTAATATCATCCTAAAAGGTGATGTGGATGGTTCGGTAGAAGCATTGTCAGATCAGTTACAGAGACTTTCTACTGCGGAAATCAACGTTAATATACTGCATAAAGGTGTTGGTCCAATTACGGAATCAGATGTTAACCTTGCCGCTGCTTCAGATGCCATTATCATTGGTTTCAACGTGAGAGCCGGAGGTAATGCTAGAGAACTTGCAGACAGGGAGGAAATAGAGATCAGAACTTATTCTGTAATTTATGCCGCTATCGAAGAAGTGAAAGAAGCAATGGAAGGAATGCTTTCTCCTGAAATTAAAGAACAGGTTATCGGTAATGTTGAGATCAGAGAGGTGTTTAAAATCTCCAAAGTCGGAACGATTGCCGGATGTATGGTTCTTTCAGGAAAAGTTGCCAGAAATTCAAAAATCAGGGTGCTTCGCGACGGTATTGTGAAATTTGACGGGGAACTGGAAAGCTTAAAGCGTTTCAAGGATGACGTTAAAGAAGTTACAAAAGGTTACGAATGTGGTCTGAACTTGAAAGGATACAATGATATTGAAGTTGGAGATATCCTGGAAGTGTATGAAGAGGTTGCTGTGAAGAAGAAATTAAAATAG
- a CDS encoding SusC/RagA family TonB-linked outer membrane protein, with amino-acid sequence MNVKLKVLSAGVLFFLGQTTFAQTTKNDTIAKEAQIEEVVMVGFGQKRAVQEITGSTSTMKAKAIEDIPVASVDKMLQGRVTGVQTGSSSGQPGGFAAVRVRGVASINGGVSPIYIVDGVRVASGDLTGNSTTANILANLNPDDIESLTVLKDAVSTAVYGADAGAGVIIITTKSGKKGKPRFNVSFNHGVSDRAIEGYRGLNADQYKQLTAVGVLNRYPSLGTIDNTMAQLADGALGEGIASIYTLGGNTDWRKELSRSGAYVQNADVSVSGGSDQISYYTSVNYFDQNSIVKNSYFNRLTFTNKLDVKATDKLRFGTNLQFSYSKISTLANGGGFANPILGEYFLRPTDPVYNPDGSYYWGPNGRMSNGLFNNAALLELNSRTGKTARIFGSLYAEYDILKNLKYRFVFAPEFINIEEDEYSSPVHGDGTNYNGLANSGTRRYFNFNVQNILSYNFRLAEKHNFDFSAIQEAYKSDFRNITASASSIGTLSLTTLTNFVKMQSIAGGRSENSRYGYAVTGHYDFDKLILLDASYRRDVLSNFTPGQKAGDFWSAGLGVDLARLEFVKNVDAISSLKFRASYGKVGNQISALPYALYAYSTNYGDLAAASYSGYYNPNLKWETIKPFNVGFDFGFFKNRLTVSADYYNKKTEDLVYNIPLSSSQGLSSYVDNIGDLVNRGFEFAVNGDILKGSRDQFSLSIGANLSTLHNEITSLYGGTVNTALQTTRVGEGVRTWFLRKWAGVDPSNGDPLWYVNGVDGETTNNYNNAKQAVQGSFLSKIFGGANLNMAYKGFGLDAQFTYGFGGKIYNDWANYLLSDGQYTANYPGYADQMDYWTPDNPNAANPKPIYGGNKRSNQASTRFLYDSDYIRLGNAKLSYTFTRDFLNGSGLNSVQIYVMGTNIWTHTFDDRLKLDPEINLEGTSNLNLPIMKTYSIGVNIGF; translated from the coding sequence ATGAATGTTAAACTAAAAGTGTTAAGTGCAGGAGTTTTGTTTTTTTTAGGACAGACTACTTTTGCACAGACTACGAAGAATGATACCATAGCCAAGGAAGCTCAGATTGAAGAGGTGGTAATGGTTGGGTTTGGCCAAAAGAGGGCAGTTCAGGAAATTACCGGCTCTACATCTACCATGAAAGCAAAAGCGATTGAAGATATTCCGGTGGCTTCTGTAGATAAAATGCTTCAAGGTAGAGTTACCGGAGTTCAGACAGGTTCTTCATCCGGACAGCCAGGAGGATTTGCCGCTGTACGAGTAAGAGGGGTAGCCTCAATTAATGGTGGGGTTTCTCCCATTTATATTGTAGATGGTGTTCGAGTAGCATCTGGGGATTTAACGGGTAATAGTACCACTGCAAATATATTGGCGAACTTAAATCCTGATGACATTGAAAGTTTAACAGTTCTAAAAGATGCGGTATCAACAGCTGTTTATGGTGCTGATGCAGGAGCTGGAGTTATCATCATCACAACAAAATCTGGTAAAAAAGGTAAGCCAAGATTTAATGTGAGTTTTAACCATGGTGTCAGTGACCGCGCTATTGAAGGATACAGAGGGCTTAATGCAGATCAATATAAGCAATTAACGGCAGTAGGCGTTTTAAATAGATATCCATCATTAGGAACTATTGACAATACAATGGCTCAACTTGCAGATGGTGCTCTTGGAGAAGGGATAGCGTCAATATATACTCTGGGGGGAAATACGGATTGGAGAAAAGAGCTTTCTCGTTCAGGAGCTTATGTGCAAAATGCTGATGTAAGTGTATCAGGAGGAAGTGACCAAATATCCTACTACACATCAGTAAATTATTTTGATCAGAATAGTATTGTTAAAAATTCTTACTTCAATAGGTTAACATTCACAAATAAATTAGATGTAAAAGCAACAGATAAACTCAGATTTGGGACTAATCTACAGTTTTCTTACAGTAAGATAAGCACATTAGCGAATGGAGGAGGATTTGCAAACCCTATCTTAGGTGAGTATTTTTTAAGGCCAACAGATCCGGTTTACAATCCTGATGGAAGTTATTATTGGGGGCCAAATGGAAGAATGTCCAACGGGTTATTTAATAATGCTGCGCTTCTTGAGTTGAACTCGAGGACAGGAAAAACAGCAAGGATATTTGGTAGCTTATATGCTGAATATGATATTCTTAAAAATTTGAAATATAGATTCGTTTTTGCACCTGAATTCATTAACATAGAAGAAGATGAATATTCCAGCCCTGTTCATGGAGATGGAACCAATTACAATGGTTTGGCTAATTCAGGTACAAGAAGATATTTTAATTTTAACGTACAAAATATATTAAGTTATAACTTTAGACTGGCTGAAAAACATAATTTTGACTTTTCTGCAATTCAGGAAGCTTACAAATCAGATTTTAGAAACATTACAGCTTCAGCTTCATCAATCGGTACTCTTAGCCTGACAACATTAACAAATTTTGTTAAAATGCAGTCTATAGCAGGAGGTAGAAGTGAGAACAGCAGATATGGTTATGCTGTAACTGGACACTATGATTTCGATAAGTTGATTTTATTAGACGCATCATACAGAAGAGATGTTCTTTCGAATTTTACGCCTGGTCAAAAAGCTGGTGACTTCTGGTCTGCAGGTTTAGGTGTTGATTTGGCAAGATTGGAATTTGTTAAAAATGTAGATGCTATTTCTTCATTAAAATTCAGAGCGTCATATGGTAAGGTTGGTAACCAGATTTCTGCACTGCCATATGCACTGTACGCTTATTCTACCAATTATGGTGATCTTGCCGCTGCAAGTTATTCCGGATATTATAATCCTAATCTGAAATGGGAGACTATAAAGCCTTTTAATGTAGGATTTGATTTCGGTTTTTTCAAGAATAGATTAACTGTTTCAGCAGATTACTACAACAAAAAAACAGAAGATTTAGTGTATAATATTCCACTTTCATCTTCTCAGGGATTATCAAGTTATGTCGACAATATTGGTGATCTTGTAAACCGAGGATTTGAATTTGCTGTAAATGGTGACATCTTAAAAGGATCAAGAGATCAGTTCAGTTTAAGTATAGGTGCAAATTTAAGTACCCTGCATAATGAAATAACTTCATTATATGGAGGGACTGTAAACACAGCTTTACAAACAACTAGAGTGGGAGAAGGTGTTAGAACTTGGTTTTTAAGAAAATGGGCAGGTGTAGATCCTAGTAATGGAGACCCACTATGGTATGTAAATGGTGTTGACGGAGAGACTACAAATAATTACAACAATGCCAAGCAGGCTGTTCAGGGAAGTTTCTTAAGCAAAATATTTGGTGGTGCTAATTTAAATATGGCTTACAAAGGTTTTGGTTTAGACGCACAATTTACCTATGGTTTTGGTGGAAAGATATATAATGACTGGGCTAATTATTTATTAAGTGATGGTCAGTACACTGCAAACTATCCTGGTTATGCAGATCAGATGGACTATTGGACTCCTGATAATCCGAATGCTGCAAATCCGAAGCCTATTTATGGAGGGAATAAAAGAAGTAATCAGGCATCAACAAGATTCTTGTATGATAGTGATTATATCAGATTAGGAAATGCTAAACTTTCCTATACATTTACCAGAGACTTTTTAAATGGTTCTGGACTAAATTCAGTACAGATTTATGTAATGGGTACCAATATCTGGACACATACATTTGATGATAGATTAAAGCTTGATCCGGAAATTAATCTTGAAGGTACATCAAACTTAAACTTACCAATTATGAAAACATACAGTATTGGTGTTAATATTGGGTTCTAA
- a CDS encoding RagB/SusD family nutrient uptake outer membrane protein: MKINLIKTAIIAVGVSITSLSCSDDFVDTKFYQDVEQAPLKSLTEVESFERGMYTSMRASTYYGRDYGLYAEVRSDEMYSNGYAGYYNTVYNYTMTSADAYARDTYSQIYTAVGKANILINTDVNGIEGNASQKDAVRYHIGQAYALRAMFFFDLLKLYGQKYAGGNLGIVTPLKYDPKAKQARGTVAENEAQIEADFIKGLNMMQTYDISTTDPTFLGVNAVKALMSRFYLYKKDYAKVRSLVSEIADSYQVIPAASYKGSWSSTKQNNSIFELAVGVPGSNGTDSWGYMQNYNGYGNVVMDPSLYNSYSNNDVRKSIIEETDGEYYIYKYPNLEGTDNIKIVRIEEVLLNGVEAELNGGSLTTALDYYNRVITNRGLTAATTVNMSILKQERAKELVGEGLRLWDLFRWGDPVPRPAGVSTNIQLNAFPIPRAETDIAGTLIVSNPGYDN, translated from the coding sequence ATGAAAATAAATCTTATAAAAACAGCTATTATAGCAGTCGGTGTGTCAATAACTTCTTTATCATGTAGTGATGATTTTGTTGATACAAAGTTTTATCAGGATGTTGAGCAAGCTCCATTGAAGAGTTTGACAGAAGTTGAATCTTTCGAGAGAGGTATGTATACTTCAATGAGAGCTTCAACATATTATGGAAGAGATTATGGATTATATGCGGAAGTAAGATCCGACGAAATGTATAGTAATGGCTATGCAGGTTATTACAATACCGTATATAATTATACAATGACATCTGCAGATGCCTATGCAAGAGATACCTATAGTCAGATTTATACCGCTGTAGGAAAGGCTAACATTTTAATTAATACAGATGTTAATGGTATAGAAGGCAATGCATCCCAAAAAGATGCGGTAAGATACCATATTGGTCAGGCGTATGCTCTGAGAGCAATGTTTTTCTTTGATCTTTTAAAGCTGTATGGACAGAAATATGCGGGTGGAAATCTTGGAATTGTTACTCCTTTAAAATATGATCCTAAAGCAAAGCAGGCCAGAGGTACTGTAGCAGAAAATGAAGCTCAGATAGAAGCCGACTTTATTAAAGGTCTTAACATGATGCAGACTTATGATATCAGTACTACTGATCCTACGTTTCTTGGTGTTAACGCAGTGAAAGCCTTAATGAGCAGATTTTATTTGTATAAAAAAGATTATGCGAAAGTAAGATCCCTTGTATCAGAAATTGCAGATTCATACCAGGTGATTCCTGCAGCTTCTTATAAAGGATCTTGGAGCTCCACTAAACAAAATAACAGTATTTTTGAATTGGCAGTTGGAGTACCTGGTTCTAATGGGACAGATTCCTGGGGATATATGCAAAACTATAATGGATATGGAAATGTCGTTATGGATCCGTCATTGTATAATTCTTACAGTAATAATGATGTTAGAAAAAGTATAATTGAAGAAACTGATGGAGAGTATTATATATACAAATATCCAAATTTGGAGGGTACAGATAATATTAAGATTGTTAGAATCGAAGAGGTATTGCTTAATGGAGTAGAAGCTGAATTGAATGGGGGATCTTTGACTACAGCATTAGATTACTATAATAGAGTAATTACTAACAGAGGTCTTACCGCAGCAACAACCGTTAATATGTCTATATTAAAACAGGAAAGGGCTAAGGAGCTTGTTGGTGAAGGTTTAAGGTTATGGGATTTATTCAGATGGGGAGATCCGGTTCCTAGACCAGCTGGTGTAAGTACTAATATACAGCTGAATGCATTTCCTATTCCAAGGGCAGAAACTGATATAGCTGGAACACTAATTGTTTCGAATCCGGGCTACGATAATTAA
- a CDS encoding SusC/RagA family TonB-linked outer membrane protein: protein MNVKLRVLSAGALFFIGQVAFAQTTTRRDTANREKQIEEVVVTGYRTKKTDEITQAQSVVGGEELKQQSNTLSLTNMLQGKAPGVFVQTLSGQPGSAGSITIRGFSNFSNTGALVVIDGQYSSFAQLNALNPSDVESQVILKDAAATAQYGSRAAAGVIVVTTKRGTKGKTNYSFESRFGTSWKVPDKEMNFQMMDAGQKLAWENAIAPLVGNTPYTDAEVASLTAFNHNWEKDILRNSREESYFFTASGGTDKSLFYYSLGYDSNSGIIQSLNALKRYSARFNFENQLSDKIRVGINASLQYQQTQNQRDLNNGQNPFNFMYSANAYEPVFLQDGSYNPTTVGFPVLEALQRNTSSNSNLRLNGNMFGEYKFTDWLKFRSSFYNTFAQLKGKSILQPGSYLDTILGLNGQVSQSNNDLYYLTANQRLDFDKKFGKHSVTATAFFEYNREDSNTMSATGRNYRTPGLDILSNMVTPYLVSGSRVQTRRTSLALLADYNYDLRYLVSASIRRDGSSRFGLDNQFGVFWSASAAWNIAKESFIDIPDLKAFKLRASYGIAGNDAPLPDYVNQPYVSFGLYGPGATTVVPTTVGNKELQWEKVKITNLGVDFNYLNRFRGSVEYFINKRSDFLQAIPNATVQGSYTVYDNAGELENKGLEVDLSADVLRTQDWTFQLRGNYSNIKNKILALRAGETSRNIGNYNKLEVGEMPYYFRMVRSAGVNPQNGEALYYTNRTTANAGETFYDLPGGRATNVYSTTDIQDIKDKSPYPKYFGGFGATFTYKNFSIIADFTYKFGGYAVNNEALNRLDPSQYNTNKSTDATNYWRNPGDTNVLPAPNPDGIWMTDYFLQKTDYIRFRSLNVGYTFDKNFLGESIPLSSIRIYAQAQNLFLWTKFQGDPEVAVGSGEGNTDVPGSYTLYTYPTQKTVTFGVELQF, encoded by the coding sequence ATGAATGTTAAACTACGTGTATTGAGTGCTGGAGCATTATTCTTTATAGGACAAGTTGCTTTTGCACAGACGACTACCAGGAGAGATACTGCTAACAGAGAAAAACAAATTGAAGAAGTAGTAGTTACTGGTTATCGAACTAAGAAAACAGATGAAATTACGCAAGCTCAATCTGTTGTTGGTGGAGAAGAGCTAAAGCAGCAATCTAATACTTTGTCATTGACAAATATGTTGCAAGGTAAAGCGCCAGGAGTATTTGTTCAAACTTTAAGTGGTCAGCCAGGAAGTGCTGGATCTATTACAATTAGAGGGTTCTCTAACTTTTCAAATACAGGAGCATTGGTTGTTATCGATGGCCAGTATTCATCGTTTGCTCAGTTAAATGCTTTAAATCCTAGTGATGTTGAGTCTCAGGTAATTCTTAAAGATGCTGCGGCAACGGCCCAGTATGGTTCTAGAGCTGCCGCAGGGGTTATTGTAGTGACTACAAAAAGAGGTACAAAAGGTAAAACAAATTATAGCTTCGAATCGAGATTTGGAACATCTTGGAAAGTACCAGACAAGGAAATGAATTTCCAAATGATGGATGCAGGTCAAAAATTAGCTTGGGAAAATGCTATAGCACCATTAGTAGGAAATACTCCATATACTGATGCGGAAGTTGCGAGTTTAACTGCTTTTAATCATAACTGGGAGAAAGATATCTTAAGAAATTCGAGAGAAGAATCATATTTTTTCACAGCTAGCGGAGGTACTGATAAAAGCTTATTTTATTATTCATTAGGATATGATAGTAATTCCGGTATTATTCAAAGTTTAAATGCTTTAAAAAGATACAGTGCCAGATTTAATTTTGAAAATCAATTAAGCGATAAAATTAGGGTAGGAATTAATGCTTCATTACAATACCAGCAAACTCAAAATCAAAGGGACCTGAATAATGGGCAAAACCCATTTAACTTTATGTATTCAGCCAATGCTTATGAGCCTGTTTTTCTTCAGGATGGATCTTATAATCCAACCACAGTAGGATTCCCAGTTCTTGAAGCTTTACAACGAAATACATCATCCAACAGTAACTTAAGGCTGAATGGAAATATGTTTGGAGAGTATAAATTTACTGATTGGTTAAAATTCAGATCGTCATTCTATAATACTTTCGCACAATTAAAAGGTAAATCAATTTTACAGCCTGGATCATACTTAGATACTATCCTAGGGTTGAATGGGCAAGTGAGTCAGTCTAATAATGATCTATATTACTTAACGGCTAACCAAAGATTGGATTTTGATAAAAAGTTTGGTAAACATAGTGTTACTGCAACTGCTTTTTTTGAGTATAATAGAGAAGATAGTAATACGATGTCTGCAACAGGAAGAAATTACAGAACACCTGGGCTAGATATTTTAAGTAATATGGTTACACCTTATCTTGTTTCAGGTAGTAGAGTTCAAACCAGAAGAACATCCCTAGCTTTATTAGCAGACTACAATTATGATTTAAGATACCTTGTAAGTGCATCAATCAGAAGAGACGGTAGTTCCCGATTTGGTTTAGATAACCAATTTGGAGTTTTCTGGAGTGCAAGTGCTGCTTGGAACATTGCTAAAGAATCATTCATCGATATTCCAGATCTAAAAGCATTTAAGCTAAGAGCATCTTATGGTATTGCCGGGAATGATGCTCCTCTTCCTGACTACGTAAACCAACCTTATGTTTCTTTTGGTCTTTATGGTCCTGGTGCCACTACTGTGGTTCCAACTACTGTAGGTAATAAAGAGTTACAGTGGGAAAAGGTTAAAATTACAAACCTTGGTGTGGATTTTAACTATTTAAATAGATTCAGAGGATCCGTTGAATATTTTATCAATAAAAGAAGTGATTTCTTACAGGCTATTCCAAATGCAACTGTACAAGGTAGTTATACCGTGTATGATAATGCAGGAGAATTGGAAAACAAAGGTCTAGAAGTAGATTTATCAGCCGATGTTTTAAGGACACAAGATTGGACTTTCCAACTAAGAGGTAATTACTCAAATATTAAAAATAAAATCTTAGCTTTAAGAGCAGGTGAAACGTCAAGAAACATAGGAAACTATAATAAACTTGAAGTTGGTGAGATGCCTTATTATTTCAGGATGGTAAGATCAGCAGGTGTGAATCCACAAAATGGAGAAGCATTGTATTATACAAACCGTACTACTGCTAATGCTGGAGAAACATTCTATGATTTGCCAGGAGGTAGAGCTACGAACGTTTATTCTACAACAGATATTCAAGATATCAAAGACAAATCTCCATATCCTAAATATTTCGGAGGTTTTGGAGCAACTTTTACTTACAAAAATTTCAGTATTATCGCAGATTTCACGTATAAATTTGGTGGATATGCAGTAAATAATGAAGCTCTTAACAGGCTTGATCCTTCTCAGTATAATACCAATAAATCTACTGATGCAACAAATTACTGGAGAAACCCTGGAGATACCAATGTATTACCTGCTCCTAATCCAGACGGTATATGGATGACTGATTACTTTTTACAGAAAACGGATTATATTAGATTCAGAAGCTTAAATGTTGGTTATACATTCGACAAGAATTTCTTAGGAGAAAGTATTCCTTTAAGCTCAATAAGAATTTATGCTCAAGCACAAAACCTATTTTTGTGGACTAAATTCCAAGGAGATCCTGAGGTTGCAGTAGGTTCTGGAGAAGGAAATACGGACGTTCCAGGATCGTATACTCTATACACTTATCCTACTCAGAAAACTGTAACATTTGGTGTTGAATTACAATTTTAA